In a genomic window of Infirmifilum sp. NZ:
- the nikC gene encoding nickel transporter permease has translation MSLVLLKRRRGAGQRRSERKLILRILMGSPAGVAGLVLSLLFIVLGVVGPHITPYDPILIDFAKVNQLRLQPPSLAHPFGTDEFGRDMLSRVLYGSRLSLLSAVTVLGVAVPVGIMLGLLAGYFGGAVDELIMRITDVFLAFPGIVLAIAFSATLGAGLWSAILAVALIWWPSYVRLVRGQVIQVKSSLFVEAAKALGLSPLKIMIRHLLPNILTPVIVMATLDFGSVVIVTSSLSFIGLGAQPPLPEWGRLVSDGRAYFPQAWWYVFFPGLMIFLVSLGWNLLGDTLRDVFDPKYRRRLEFREVEGE, from the coding sequence ATGAGCCTGGTGCTCCTTAAAAGAAGGAGGGGTGCGGGGCAGCGTAGGAGCGAGCGGAAGCTGATCCTCCGCATACTCATGGGCTCTCCAGCTGGTGTTGCAGGCCTTGTCCTATCGCTCTTGTTCATAGTTCTTGGTGTGGTTGGGCCCCACATAACCCCCTACGACCCCATCCTGATAGACTTCGCGAAGGTCAACCAGCTGAGGCTACAGCCCCCGTCCCTGGCGCACCCCTTCGGGACAGACGAGTTCGGGCGCGACATGCTGAGCAGGGTTCTCTACGGGTCACGCCTCTCGCTGTTGTCGGCGGTCACAGTCCTGGGCGTCGCCGTCCCCGTGGGCATCATGCTTGGCTTGCTGGCGGGTTACTTCGGTGGGGCAGTCGACGAACTGATAATGAGGATCACGGACGTATTCCTCGCGTTCCCAGGCATAGTGCTAGCTATAGCATTCAGCGCCACCCTAGGCGCGGGGCTGTGGTCAGCGATACTGGCGGTGGCCCTGATCTGGTGGCCCTCCTACGTTAGGCTCGTTAGGGGGCAGGTAATACAGGTGAAGAGCTCGCTGTTCGTGGAGGCGGCGAAAGCCCTCGGGCTTAGCCCGCTGAAGATCATGATCAGGCACCTCCTGCCGAACATCTTAACACCGGTCATAGTCATGGCTACTCTCGATTTCGGAAGCGTGGTTATCGTGACATCATCCCTCTCGTTTATCGGCCTCGGCGCGCAACCGCCTCTACCCGAGTGGGGGAGGCTCGTCTCTGACGGGAGAGCTTACTTCCCGCAGGCCTGGTGGTACGTGTTCTTCCCGGGCTTGATGATATTCCTAGTGTCGCTGGGCTGGAACCTTTTAGGGGACACCCTGCGGGATGTGTTCGACCCGAAGTACAGGAGGCGGCTGGAGTTTAGGGAGGTGGAAGGAGAATGA
- a CDS encoding M42 family metallopeptidase codes for MSEAEYERLFQLFKELVDALGVSGFEDEVRGLVAEKFKPHADAVKVDSLGNVVASIKGEDENCKVMLAAHMDEIGLMVSHIESNGFLRFTAVGGVNPATLIGNRVWVKARSGKIKGVVGVKPWHLMSPEEAKKVPELKELFIDIGASSREEAEKMGVRVGDVAVVDRSAERLNGRLVASRAADDRIGVAVLIDALSRVYGSKLPCSVYAVATVQEEVGCRGAQVAAFAIKPTMAIAVDITTANDVAGVSEQDYVVRVGRGPAIKVMDATRTSFLGLIAHPKVREFLVRVAEEEGIPYQLEVLVGGTTDASTIHLTREGVPSGVVSIPTRYAHSPSEVFSLEDAVNASRLIASALGRFRPELLLF; via the coding sequence ATGAGCGAGGCGGAGTACGAGAGGCTTTTTCAGCTCTTCAAGGAGCTGGTCGACGCGCTGGGCGTTTCGGGCTTCGAGGACGAGGTTAGGGGGCTCGTAGCCGAGAAGTTCAAGCCGCACGCCGACGCCGTCAAGGTGGACTCGCTGGGGAACGTTGTCGCCTCGATTAAGGGGGAGGATGAGAACTGCAAGGTGATGCTCGCCGCCCACATGGACGAGATAGGGCTCATGGTGTCTCACATCGAGAGCAACGGTTTCCTGAGGTTTACGGCTGTCGGCGGGGTGAACCCGGCTACGCTGATCGGGAACAGGGTCTGGGTCAAGGCGCGGAGCGGCAAAATTAAGGGGGTTGTCGGGGTGAAGCCCTGGCACCTGATGTCGCCTGAGGAAGCCAAGAAGGTGCCGGAGTTGAAGGAGCTGTTCATCGACATAGGCGCCTCCTCGCGGGAAGAGGCCGAGAAGATGGGGGTAAGGGTTGGGGACGTTGCCGTCGTGGACAGGTCGGCCGAGAGGCTTAATGGGAGGCTCGTCGCGAGCAGGGCTGCGGACGACAGGATCGGCGTGGCGGTGCTCATCGACGCGCTGAGCAGGGTTTACGGGTCGAAGCTGCCTTGCAGCGTCTACGCGGTCGCTACGGTGCAGGAGGAGGTTGGGTGCAGGGGTGCTCAGGTCGCGGCATTCGCGATCAAACCGACGATGGCTATAGCTGTGGATATCACCACCGCGAACGACGTAGCAGGCGTTAGTGAGCAGGACTACGTGGTGCGGGTGGGGAGGGGGCCGGCGATCAAGGTTATGGACGCGACGCGCACGTCCTTCCTCGGGCTCATAGCTCACCCTAAGGTCAGGGAGTTCCTGGTCAGGGTAGCCGAGGAGGAGGGAATCCCGTACCAGCTTGAGGTGCTTGTGGGCGGCACGACCGACGCTAGCACAATACACTTGACGCGCGAGGGCGTGCCGTCGGGCGTGGTTTCAATCCCCACGAGGTACGCGCACTCACCCTCGGAGGTTTTCTCGCTCGAGGACGCTGTGAACGCTTCGCGGCTAATCGCTTCCGCGCTCGGGAGGTTCAGGCCTGAACTGCTCCTTTTCTAG
- a CDS encoding ABC transporter permease — MTDLKYFILRRLITFLPTVVGVVALTFVIARMIPADPARLWAGGVKAKEDVIAQLAQKYHLKEPLYVQFFYYLRDIFTGDWGVSPVTRRPVLADIASYFPATVELAVFSFVLIVTVGVPLGMVAALKRDSWVDHLVRVISIGGASLPVFWLGVLLQLAFYHSLGVLPAVGRGTPPPRVFTGMYTLDSLLCGDFAAFWDNLSHMVLPGVTLAFSSVGLIARITRGSILDTLSAEHIDFARMRGLTRWLMLKHILKNSLVPIITVLGLTFSWLLSGAIVVEAIFAWPGIGSYATSAIANVDFPAIVGVTLLMGLIYVAINFLVDILYALVDPRVRL; from the coding sequence ATGACTGATCTCAAGTACTTTATTTTGAGGAGGCTGATCACGTTCCTGCCTACAGTAGTGGGTGTTGTTGCCCTCACGTTCGTCATCGCGAGGATGATACCTGCAGACCCAGCGAGGCTCTGGGCCGGGGGAGTGAAGGCGAAGGAAGACGTCATAGCTCAGCTCGCGCAGAAGTACCACCTCAAGGAGCCGCTGTACGTCCAGTTCTTCTACTACCTCAGGGACATCTTCACCGGCGACTGGGGCGTCTCCCCAGTAACCCGGAGGCCAGTCTTAGCCGACATTGCCTCGTACTTCCCGGCGACGGTGGAGCTCGCGGTCTTCTCCTTCGTGCTGATCGTAACGGTGGGGGTTCCGCTCGGCATGGTGGCTGCCCTCAAGCGCGACAGCTGGGTGGACCACTTAGTCAGGGTGATCTCGATCGGCGGGGCTTCGCTCCCCGTCTTCTGGCTGGGCGTCCTCCTCCAGCTGGCTTTCTACCACAGCTTGGGCGTGCTCCCCGCCGTAGGCAGGGGTACCCCGCCGCCGAGGGTGTTTACAGGCATGTACACGCTGGACAGCCTTCTCTGCGGCGACTTCGCCGCGTTCTGGGATAACCTCAGCCACATGGTACTCCCCGGGGTGACGCTCGCGTTCTCGTCGGTGGGTCTCATAGCGAGGATCACCAGAGGGAGCATCCTAGATACGCTCTCCGCTGAGCACATCGACTTCGCCCGCATGAGGGGTTTGACGAGGTGGCTCATGCTCAAGCACATACTGAAGAACAGCCTCGTTCCGATAATCACCGTGCTGGGCCTGACGTTCAGCTGGCTGCTCAGCGGGGCAATTGTGGTCGAGGCCATCTTCGCCTGGCCAGGGATAGGAAGCTACGCGACAAGCGCTATCGCGAACGTCGACTTCCCGGCTATCGTTGGCGTCACCCTCCTCATGGGACTGATCTACGTGGCGATAAACTTCCTCGTGGACATCCTCTACGCGCTCGTCGATCCAAGGGTGAGGCTATGA
- a CDS encoding ABC transporter substrate-binding protein → MKGVDKGKRRGISKAIAAILVAVLALAGIVLYFAFQKPQAPAVAPSAPTGAAGQGQAVTAPPSSKKYLVVAFYGAQRLNESELVPYSSISPSWYSNLTLDALILAGRQEANSTLRQVIYNTIQKVTNYELPLIWTVQGIAPRAYWEWISGIYFHPTLEFRFNHLSKDPGAPNPDVINYGGTDEPHSLDPAVSYWGFDWWIMHQIYDKLVTYEGENSEYVVPALGVAWAFTEDGNEWFFVIRGNVVFYDPYENKTYPLEPQDVVYSFKRVVAMHQDPYWLIDTFIDVDNSQVVSLDDFRAELSKGLYTTFKGETRRVSSYDELLRFFGYSGPVAGVVKLRMKMPYPAILNVLATSPASIVSRRVVEAHGGVTPGEQNPWVYEHPVGTGPYYLVKWEHRQYVELAANPYYWGSDKPKVKRVKIHLIPEDSSRIMLFTKGDLDILDIPPSLFFKVQGVTLNYGGRTWRVVSREQPTFWLYYIVPNVNKEPFNKLEVRQALAYATPYDQIASVALGGLAFKAYGVIPKGMFGFQNTDVINYTYNLNKARELLQKAGVDPAKYRFTIIVPEGYKEFQDEATLLQAAWSQLGFRIDIQVLSRPVFNDRMISKDGFDINLISWGPDYVDPDDYAGPLTYGGHTFSNIRVTQVYSLEQAQQLVDMASAKVIECMDWVVIVGPGR, encoded by the coding sequence GTGAAAGGGGTGGATAAGGGCAAGCGCAGGGGTATTTCAAAAGCGATAGCGGCCATCCTTGTCGCCGTTTTAGCTCTCGCTGGCATAGTGCTCTACTTTGCCTTCCAGAAGCCCCAGGCCCCCGCCGTCGCCCCAAGCGCCCCGACCGGGGCGGCTGGCCAGGGCCAAGCCGTCACCGCGCCTCCTTCCTCGAAGAAGTACCTCGTCGTGGCATTCTACGGCGCGCAGAGGCTCAACGAGAGCGAGCTCGTCCCATACTCCTCAATATCACCTAGCTGGTACAGCAACTTGACGCTCGACGCCCTGATACTGGCTGGGCGGCAGGAGGCGAACAGCACGCTCAGGCAGGTCATATACAACACTATCCAGAAGGTCACGAACTACGAGCTTCCGCTAATATGGACTGTGCAGGGAATCGCCCCCCGAGCTTACTGGGAGTGGATAAGCGGCATATACTTCCACCCCACACTGGAGTTCAGGTTTAACCACCTCAGCAAGGACCCTGGAGCCCCCAACCCTGACGTCATCAACTACGGCGGCACCGACGAGCCGCACAGCCTCGACCCCGCGGTGAGCTACTGGGGCTTCGACTGGTGGATTATGCACCAGATTTACGACAAGCTCGTGACGTACGAGGGCGAGAACTCAGAGTACGTTGTCCCGGCGTTGGGGGTTGCCTGGGCTTTCACCGAGGACGGCAACGAGTGGTTCTTCGTGATCAGGGGGAACGTCGTGTTCTACGATCCCTACGAGAATAAGACGTACCCCCTCGAGCCCCAGGACGTCGTGTACTCGTTCAAGAGAGTCGTCGCAATGCACCAGGACCCCTACTGGCTGATAGACACGTTCATTGACGTAGATAACTCCCAGGTCGTGAGCTTGGACGACTTCAGGGCAGAGCTCAGCAAGGGGCTCTACACGACTTTCAAGGGAGAGACGAGGAGGGTGAGCTCCTACGATGAGCTCCTCAGATTCTTCGGCTACAGCGGCCCCGTCGCCGGGGTAGTTAAGCTCAGGATGAAGATGCCTTACCCCGCGATCCTCAACGTCCTCGCAACTTCCCCTGCCTCGATAGTAAGCAGGCGCGTTGTCGAGGCTCACGGCGGCGTGACGCCCGGCGAGCAGAACCCCTGGGTTTACGAGCACCCCGTCGGGACCGGCCCCTACTACCTCGTCAAGTGGGAGCACAGGCAGTACGTCGAGCTCGCCGCAAACCCATACTACTGGGGGAGTGATAAGCCGAAGGTGAAGAGGGTCAAGATCCACCTCATACCCGAGGATTCATCGAGGATAATGCTCTTCACGAAGGGTGACCTCGACATACTGGACATACCCCCCTCCCTCTTCTTCAAAGTGCAGGGCGTCACGCTGAACTACGGCGGGAGAACCTGGAGGGTTGTAAGCAGGGAGCAGCCCACGTTCTGGCTGTACTACATAGTCCCCAACGTGAACAAGGAGCCCTTCAACAAGCTCGAGGTGAGGCAGGCGCTCGCGTACGCGACTCCCTACGACCAGATAGCCTCGGTTGCCCTCGGCGGCCTGGCGTTCAAAGCCTACGGCGTAATACCCAAGGGGATGTTCGGCTTCCAGAACACCGACGTTATCAACTACACTTACAACCTTAACAAGGCTAGGGAGCTCCTGCAGAAGGCCGGCGTCGACCCGGCGAAGTACAGGTTCACGATAATAGTCCCCGAGGGCTACAAGGAGTTCCAGGACGAGGCGACGCTTCTGCAGGCCGCCTGGTCCCAGCTCGGCTTCCGGATAGACATCCAGGTCCTCTCACGGCCAGTGTTCAACGACAGGATGATCAGTAAGGACGGCTTCGACATCAACCTCATCTCCTGGGGGCCGGACTACGTTGATCCGGACGACTACGCCGGCCCGCTCACGTACGGTGGACACACCTTTAGCAACATCCGCGTAACCCAGGTGTACAGCTTAGAGCAGGCACAGCAGCTCGTTGACATGGCAAGCGCGAAGGTCATAGAGTGCATGGACTGGGTTGTGATAGTTGGCCCTGGAAGGTAG